Within the Rhizobium grahamii genome, the region GATGAGCTGCTGGACGAATTCCATATCCGCAAGCTCCGCAAGAGCGCGGCCGTGTCGTTGTCGGGTGGCGAGCGTCGGCGTCTTGAGATCGCGCGCGCCCTGGCAACCGATCCGACGTTCATGCTCCTCGACGAGCCCTTCGCCGGCGTCGATCCGATTTCCGTTGCCGACATTCAGAACCTCGTGCACCACCTGACCGCGCGCGGCATCGGCGTCTTGATCACCGATCACAACGTTCGTGAGACGCTGGGCCTGATCGACCGCGCCTATATCATCCATGCAGGCGAAGTATTGACGCATGGTCGTGCCAACGACATCGTCAATAATCCGGAGGTTCGCCGGCTTTATCTCGGCGATAACTTCAGCCTCTAGGAATGACCTAGCGTGACGGAAATTTACTTTGCCGTCACACTACCGCTTGACCAAATAAGATAAAAAAGCAATTTTTGGGCCAACTTGGTTTTCGTGGCCCGCTCCCAATTTTTTGGGCACGATTTCCCGGAGGAAATGAACGGGAGTTTCGCGTCCGCTATGGCACTTTCGGCCAACCTTTTCCTGCGCCAAAGCCAGTCCCTGGTCATGACGCCGCAGCTGATGCAGTCGATCCAGCTGCTGCAGATGACGCATTTCGAGCTGAACCAGTTCATCGCGCAGGAGGTCGAAAAGAACCCATTGCTCGAGTTTCCGTCAAATGACGCGGAAACGGGCAGCGATCGGATCGAGGACGATGCCTTCTCTCGCGGTACCGAAGAGCCGGGCGGCGATGAAGAGTATGATCGCCGGGCCGAAGTTCTTTCAGATGACTGGTCCGATCGGGCCGATGGCGCCGGCGCCAGCCGCATGAGCGACGAGCTCGATGCAAACTACAGCAATGTCTTCCAGGACGACGCGGCGCCGCAACGGGCCGATGCGCCGGAACTTATCAGCCAGTGGAAGTCGATGCCGGGGGCAGGCGATGCCGCCGAATCCTACGACCTCGATGATTTCGTCGCCGGCCAGGTGTCCCTTCGAGATTATCTCGGCCAGCAGTTGCCTTTCGTTTTGCCCGAGATGAGCGATAGGCTGATTGCCCAGCATCTCGTCGATCAGCTCGATGAGGCGGGCTATCTCCAGGGAGACCTGAAGGAAGCAGCCGAGCGCCTCGGATGTGATGCCTCAGACATGGAACGCGTGCTCGCAGCCCTTCAGACGCTCGATCCGCCGGGCGTCTTTGCTCGCAACCTCGCGGAGTGCCTTGCGATACAGCTACGCCAGAAGGATCGCTTCGACCCCGCGATGCAAGCCTTTGTCGGCAACCTCGAGCTGCTTGCACGGCGCGACTTTGCGACGCTGAAGCGGCTCTGCGGCGTCGACGAGGAGGATCTCCTCGACATGCTGACAGAGATCCGCCAGCTCAACCCGAAGCCCGGCAGCGGCTTCGAGGCGGGTGTATCCGAGGCGATCATGCCCGACGTCGTCGTCAGGGCGGATTCGACCGGCGGCTGGCTGGTGGAGCTCAATCCGGATACGTTGCCCCGTGTTCTTGTCAATCAGTCCTATTTTGCCAATGTGACCAAGAACGGCGAGGATCATGCCTTCCTCTCCGAGTGCCTGCAGAGCGCCAACTGGCTGACGCGCAGCCTGGACCAGCGGGCGAAGACCATCATGAAGGTGGCAAGTGAGATCGTCCGGCAGCAGGACGCTTTCCTGCTTCATGGCGTCGATTATCTCCGTCCGCTCAATCTGAAGACGGTCGCCGACGCGATCAAGATGCATGAGTCCACCGTCAGCCGGGTAACGTCGAACAAGTACATGCTGACGCCGCGCGGGTTGTTCGAACTCAAATACTTCTTCACGGTTTCGATCGGTGCCGTGGAAGGCGGAGACAGCCATTCCGCCGAAGCTGTTCGTCACAAGATCCGGCTGCTGATCATGCAGGAAAGCCCGGATGCGGTTCTCTCCGACGATGATATCGTGGATATCCTGAAGAAGAGCGGCATCGAGCTTGCTCGCCGTACGGTAGCGAAGTATCGTGAAGCCATGAATATTGCTTCATCCGTCCAGCGTCGGCGGGAGAAGCGGGCCTTGGCAAAGGTCGCCGGTTTCTGAGGGTCCGGCATTGCGTTTTGTGCGCGTACTCCTGTGTAAATTGAGCTCTTGTTGACTTTTTGGTAACTTCTGGATAGAAGCCGCCGCGATCGACGCTGTCGGCAGCGTTAGAGGTTATCCCCATCATCCTCAGGGCGCGTATAGCCGAGAACTTCGGCCGATCTTGCTCGGGATCGCGTGAAGTGCTTGGATGAGGATGAGCCTTGGCGTAAACTGGTACTCGCAAACCACCATAAGAAGGGAAACTCCATGAGTGTGCGTGTAGCCGGTAAACATATGGAAATTGGTGACTCCTTCCGTCAGCGGATCGAAGACCAAATAGATGTAGCCGTCACGAAATACTTCGACGGAGGGTATTCTGGCCAGGTAATCGTCGAGAAATCGAACGTCCGCTTTTCCGCAGATTGCAAGCTTCACCTCGATAGCGGTGTCGTTCTGCATGCCGCCGGAGAAGCAATGGATCCGCAGCCGGCGTTTGACGCTGCTTTCTCAAGAATCGAGAAGCGGCTTCGCCGGTACAAGAGGAAACTCAAGGATCACCATGCGGGCAACCATTCGAATGGTTTTGCAGAGGTTGCCTACACCGTGATGGACGCCGTGCCGGATCACGAGGATGAGGTTCCCGACGACTTTGCGCCAGCCATCGTGGCGGAAAGCACGAAGCAATTGAAGACCATGTCCGTTGCGACCGCCGTGATGGCGCTCGACATGACGGATGAGCCGCTGCTGCTGTTCCGCAGCCCCGGCAAGGACCAACTTAACATCGTTTACCGTCGGCACGACGGCAACATTGGCTGGATAGACGCAGCCAACATCAAAGGCTGAGATTGAGGCGAGGGGCGGCAGATAGCCTGCCGCTCCCCCGGTTCTCGGCGCAAAAGGAAGAAGAAATGGCATTGGCAGATCTGCTGCAACAAAATGCGATCATTCCCGCACTCAAAGTAAATTCCAAGAAGCAGCTTCTCCAGGAATTGGCGGCCAAGGCATCTAAGGTGACCGGGCTTTCCGAGCGCGAGATTTTCGACGTTGTCCTGCAGCGCGAGCGGCTTGGCTCGACCGGAGTGGGCAACGGCATTGCTATCCCTCACGGCAAACTGGCAAGCATCCATTCCATCGTCGGGATTTTTGCGCGACTCGATCAGCCGGTCGATTTTGAGGCTCTGGATGACCAGCCTGTCGATCTGGTGTTCCTGCTCTTGGCGCCGGAAGGCGCCGGCGCGGATCACCTGAAGGCGCTGTCGCGCATCGCGCGCGTACTGCGCGATCATGATCTGGTCGCCAAGCTGCGCGCTACGGATTCCGCATCGGCGATCTACGCCTTCCTGAACGAAGAGCAGACGTCGAACGCCGCCTGATAACAGGCAGATTTAAAAGAAAAGAGGCGCCCGAGCGATCGGGCGCCTCTTTTCTTTATTGGGTGGCGACTGGGATCAGAATTCTTCCCAGTTGTCCTGTGCAAGCGCTGCGTTGCCGTGCGTTTGAGCGACGGCCGCGCGACGGGGTGCCGGTGCAACTGCCCGCTGGTAGCTCGGCGCCGAGACGGACGGTGCCCGCATCTGCTGGGCGGTGGAGCGCAAAGCCGCACCGTTGCTGGAGCCGGCGACGCGGAAGCGCATGACCAGCTGCTTTAGTGTCTGAGCTTCGTCGTTCAGGGTCACGCTGGCTGCGGTGGTCTCTTCGACCATCGCCGCGTTCTGCTGTGTCACCTGGTCCATCTGGTTCATGGCCTGGTTGATTTCCTTGAGGCCGATCGCCTGTTCGCTGGCGGAGGCGGAAATCTGACGGATCAGGCTGTTGATGCCCATGACCTGCTCGGAGATCTTGTGCAGCGTATCGCCTGCGCGACCGACGAGATCCACGCCTTCCTTCACCTGCGATGCAGATGTGTTGATCAGCGTCTTGATCTCCTTGGCGGCATTCGCGGAACGCTGCGCAAGTTCACGAACTTCCTGCGCGACAACCGCAAAGCCCTTGCCCGCTTCGCCTGCACGCGCAGCCTCGACGCCCGCGTTGAGAGCGAGAAGGTTGGTCTGGAACGCGATATCGTCGATGACGCCGATGATGCGCGAGACCTCGGTGGAGGACTGCTCGATGCCGTGCATGGAGGAGATGGCCTTTCGAACCACTTCACCGGACTTTTCGGCATCTTCACAGGCATGGTTGACGTTATCGGCGGCAGTCCGTGCGTTTTCGGCGCTGGAGTTGACCTGCGCGGTCAGCTCGTTGAGGGCTGCTGCAGTCTCTTCCAGGCTTGCAGCCTGCTGCTCGGTGCGCTTGGCGAGATCCGAGGCGCTGCCGCTGATTTCGCTGGTGCCGGATCCGATGTTCACGACGCTCATGTTCATCGTGTTGATCGTTTCCTCAAGGCTTGCGAGAGCCGCGTTGAAGTCCTGCTTCAGTTTCCCGTACTCGCCGGGGAACTCCTCGCTGATACGGTGGCTGAGATTGCCCTGCGACAGCTCGGACAAGCCCGCGCCGACAATCGAAACGATGTGGCGCTGTAGGTTTACCGACTGCTGACGCTCGGATTCCGAGCGACCGCGTTCGGCTTCCGCCGCGTCGCGCTGGTTGTTGGCTTCGGCCTCGAGGCGCTGCGTGTTGGCAAGCGCGAAGCGGAAGCCTTCCAGGGCCTTGGCGACCGAGCCGATTTCGTCGGCACGATCCTGACCTTTCACCGGCTGCTCGTAGCGTCCGTCGCTCAGAGCACGCACGCTGGAGACAAGGCCGCCGAGCGGCAGCTGAACCAGGGAGCGGACCGCGAGGTAGAGAGCGACCATGACGGCGGCGAGAACGAGGATGCCTGCCACGACCATCATGAAGGTCTGGTCCTGAACCGGAGCGTTGATGGCGCTGTGTGGTACATCGACGAGGATCACCCAGCTGGCGTTCACGTCCGGCAGTGCGAAGGGATAGACGACGCGATCGAAGGGTTCAAAGCCATCGAAGGTGAGATCCTTGACGACGGCAGGCTGCAGCGAGTTCAGCGCGCTCTTGATCGAAGCGAGGCCTTCGCCGTCGTAGTCCTTCATCGAGAGGTCGGCCTTCGGCGCGACGATCCACTTGCCCGTCTGGGACAGCAGGGTGACGCGGCCGGTGCCGAAGGGGTGCAGTGTCGAGAGCTTGTCGCGCAGCGACTTCAGCGAGATGTCGACGCCACTGACGCCGACCAGCTTCCCGCCGGACATGACGGGATAAGCGATCGAGGTCATCGCCGTGTTTTCACCGGTCGTCGTCTCGGCGTAAGGCGGCGAAAGCGCGCCCTTCTTGCTCTGCGCGGCGAGGGAGTACCATTCGGCCTTGTAGTCGGAATCGAAGGTCGAGAAGGTGAAGCCACCGTCCTTCTTCTTCGTCCAGTATGGGTTGAACGTGCCATCCTTGGCCGAACCGAAATCGACCTTGCCGGCCATCGTCGGCGACTGGCCGTCGAAGCCGTTCGGTTCCTCGGCAAACCAGCTGCCGAATGCGAACTGGTTGCGTTCGACGTTGGCCTTCAGCATGTCGACGACCGACTTGCGGTCGAGATACTTGCCTTCGTGGCCTCGGCTGATCGTGCCGGCCATCGAGCGAGCGGCGCCGGCGAGTTCGCCGACGGAAGAGGCGACTTCGTTGGCGATCGACTTCGCCTCGAGGTTTGCTTGGTCCATCGTCAGTGTCTGAACGCGGCTGCGCGTCTCACCGATCAGGAAAAAGTTGGAAACGAGAAGAACGAGTGCAATCGAAATGCCAGTGATGAGGATAAGCTTAGCCGCAAGCGACTTCATGCGAAAAATGAACATGGTTTCCTCGGGGGAAGGATGCGTCGGCCGGTGCATTCACCGACGCAGAGACGGAAGCCCGCCCCTTCATGGAGCAGCCGTAAGGAATGCCCGATCCTTTGAGGAAGGTCTGGCGATCACCCGAAACATCGCCAGAAATCTATTAAATTTGAATGAAATGCCATCAAATTCCATGGGCCGAGATCGTCCGCGCAGCGAAATGTCGCGGCGGCGACGGCGCTATAGTTCCTTTGCGACGTCGTCGCTCAGGGGGATGGAAGGCTGTGCGCCCTGCTTCAGGCAGGCGAGCGAACCGGCAACGGCTGCGCGCCGAAGAGCAGTCTCGAAATCGAGCCCCTCGTCCAGGCTGGCGGCGAAATAGCCACAGAAGGTGTCGCCCGCGCCCACAGTGTCCACCGGCTCGATCTTCAGACCCTTGGCCTTGAACAGATGGCCGTCGCGTATGGCGATCACGCCATCGGCGCCGAGCGTGACGATCAGCGTCTGGCCGGTCTCGCCGTTCAGCCGTTTCAGCGCTGCCTCGCGTTCACCGGCGTTCATGCCGTCCTGTCCGGCCAACCGTTCGAATTCCGTCTCGTTGGCGATGACGATATCGGCAAGGCGCCCGAGGCGCGGTGCGTCGGCGATCAATGGTGCAAGGTTGAGGACTGTCGTGATGCCCTTCGATTTTGCGCGGGCGAGCGCCTGCTCGACGGCTGGAACAGGGACTTCCAGCTGGAGCATGAGAGTATCGCCCTTCTGCATCGCATCGACAGCGGCATCGGCGTCCTTCGCCGTGACTGTGCCGTTGGCACCTGGTACGACCGCAATCATGTTCTCGCCATCGCCGCCGACAAGGATAAGGGCGGTTCCGGTCGGCTGCTCCACATGCTTTACGCCGTCAAGCGTCGCTCCGGCGTCCTTCAGGAGTTCCAAAGCGGGCTCCGCAAAGTTATCGCGACCAACAGCGCCGGCCATCAGCACAACGCGGCCCGCTCGACGCGCTGCCAGTGCCTGGTTGGCGCCCTTGCCGCCTGCGGCGGTGGAAAAGCCATTGCCGGCGACGGTCTCGCCCGGCTTCGGCAGCCTGTCGGTGGTGGCGATGAGGTCCATGTTGATGGAGCCGAAAACTGTGATCATGAGATGTGCCCGTCCGATATCTTCTTCGGGCGCGACACTGCCCGAATGGCTCACTCGTCGTCAACTACTCTGAGCTTCAGCAAGCCGGTCCGGCTGTCGACCGACTTCTGTGAAGTATCGCTTTCCTTCGCCCGTTGCGCCGGAGCGTCGCCTTCGAATTCCAGCGCCTCTATCTTCGCGCCGCGCTTGTTCAGCTTGTCCGCGGAGGTCAGGATCATGTCGACATCCTTCTGCGCCATGGAAAAATGGCTCTGCAGCTTCCGGACGCGGTCATCAAGGCGCCCAAGGTCGTCCATCAGGCTGACGACTTCGCCCTGGATGACGTGTGCCTGGGCGCGCATGCGCTGATCCTTCAGGACCGCCTGAATGACCTGGATCGACAGCATCAGGAGGGACGGGGAGACGATGACGACCCGCGCCCGATGCGCCTTCTGCACGATCGGCTCGAAATTCTCGTGTATCTCGGCAAAGATCGATTCCGATGGCACGAACATGAAAGCCGTATCCTGGGTCTCTCCCTGGATCAGATATTTCTCCGAGATGTCCCGGATATGCGTCTCCATGTCGCGGCGGAATTGCTGCGAGGCGACCTTCGCGCCATCAGGTCCGCCCGCATCGCGGATGGCATTCCATGCTTCCAGCGGAAATTTCGCGTCGATAACCAGTGGCGGCGCGCCGTTCGGCATGCGGATCGTGCAGTCCGGCCGCGAGCCGTTGGAGAGCGTGTGCTGGAAGGTGTAAGCACCCATCGGAAGGCCGTCGGCAACGATCGTTTCCATCCGCGATTGCCCGAAGGCGCCACGCGTCTGCTTGTTGGAAAGGATCGCCTGCAGACCAACAACGTCCTTGGCAAGCGTCTGGATGTTGCTTTGAGCGGCATCGATGACGGCCAGGCGCTCCTGCAATCTTTGAAGGTTCTCGTGCGTGGACTTCGTCTGCTCGGAAATGGTCGTGCTGACGCGCTGCGACATGCCGTCGAGACGCTGGTTTATCGCCTGGTTGAGTTCCGCCTGCCGCGAGCCGAAAACCTCGGCCATCGTCGACATGCGCCCATGCATTTCCGCCTGAATTTTCAGAAGCTCTGCCATCCGGGCATCGGCTTCCGTCGCCCTCATGGCCGCGTCGTCCGCCTGTTCCCGCCGCAATTGGCCGCTGCGCACGAGAAGCACGATCATCAGGACGATCAGTGCTGCAATCGCTCCGCCACCGAGGGCGAGGATAGCTGGGTTGAGCTTGGAAAAGGCGAAGGAAAGTGAGTCGGCGCTTGGGTTCATGAGGGCACCATAGCAAACCCGTGCGCATTTTCTAGATCAAAACGTGAACAACTCACAGGGCGGTGTTGTCGGCTGGGTGGCGCATATTTGAGCCACTAGCAGACAAATAGGATCTCGATTTAACCATTGCTCAACTATATTCGGCAAATGCTCGGCTTCAATTTTTCCTTCGGCATCAATCACAAAGCAGAGACATCATGACCAGTCAGCCGTCCGACAATGCGCTCAAGCAACGCCTTGACTTCATCGAGCTGGACGATGACGCACGGATGGCACTGCGCGAAATGCGTCCTGCCATTTCGGAGCTGCTTGGTGCAGCTCTCGACAAATTCTACGGCAAGCTCGGCAAGACGCCTGCGGTTGCGAAGTTCTTCTCCGACAAGAACCATATGAACCACGCCAAGAAACGCCAGGAAGCCCACTGGGCCAATCTGGCGGGCGGCAATTTCGATGAGTCCTATGTCAATGGCGTCACCGCTGTCGGCCGGACGCACGCACGCATCGGCCTTGAGCCCCGCTGGTACATCGGTGGTTACGCGTTGCTGATGAGCGACCTCATCAAGGGCCTCATGGATAAGCAGTGGCCGTCACGTTTTGCACGCCAGCAGGGCAAGGTACTCGCCGAAAAGCTTGCGGCTGTCGTGAAGGCAGCCATGCTGGACATGGACTACTCGATCTCCGTTTATCTCGATACGCTCGACGAGAAGCGCAAGCAGCTTGAGGAGGAGCGCGCGAAGGCCGAAGCCGACCAGGCGCTGGCGCTCAGCCACCTTCGTCGCGGATTGGAGGCGCTTTCCAACGGCGACCTCGAGGCAACCCTGCCGTCCGATCTGCCGGGCAGCTTCAAGGAAATGGCGGACGACTATAATCGCGCCGTAGCGGCCTTGCGCACGTCCTTTGCATCGGTACGCGCAACCTCCGGGGAAATTCTTCAGGGCACCGACGTCATCGCCAAGGGCTCGGACGACCTGGCGCTGCGCACCGCGCAGCAGGCCGCAGGCGTCGAGGAAAGCTCGGCCGCGCTGCAGCAGCTCTCGGTCAGCGTCGGCCAGACGGCCGCCAATGCCGAGAAGGCTTCGGCAGCCGTGCGTGAAACACAGCAGAAGGCGAAAAACTCCGGCGAGCTCGTCACCAGCGCCGTATCGGCGATGGCCGAGATCGAGAAGTCCTCGACCGAGATTTCAAAGATCATCGGCGTCATCGATGAAATCGCCTTCCAGACCAACCTGCTGGCCTTGAATGCCGGCGTCGAGGCGGCCCGCGCAGGCGATGCGGGCAAGGGCTTCGCTGTCGTTGCGCAGGAAGTTCGCCAACTCGCGCAGCGGACCGCCGACGCGGCAAAGGAAATCAAGAACCTGATTTCGCAGAGCTCGTCTCAGGTCAACGAAGGCGTCGATATCGTCAGCAGCACGGGCGAAGCGCTGAGCGACATGATCAACCGTATCGACATCATCAACCGCTTTGTGGCCGACATCGCGGCCGCCGCGCGCGATCAGGCAACCGGCGTCAATGAAGTCAGCGTCGCCATTCGCAACATGGATACGATCACCCAGCAGAACTCCGGCATGGTGGAGCGCACATCCGAGGAGACCCGCCGCCTGCGCAGCGAGGTCGACAGCCTTGTGGGCCTGCTGCAGCGCTTCCGCACCGGCGCCCCGGAGCGCGCCATGCCGATGGCTTCCCGCCGCGCCGCGTAACGTAAAGCCAATGAAATTCCCGACGGCCGCGCAAAAAAGCGCGGCCGTCGCCTTTCGGATAATTCCATCGGGCGGAAAGATGCGTTATGGGAACGGCCATGACCATCAAGCCACTTATCATTCTTCCCGATCCGCTGCTGCGCCAGGTTTCCAAGCCTATCGAACGTGTCGACAGTGACCTTCAGCGTCTCGCCGACGATATGCTCGAGACGATGTACGATGCACCGGGCATCGGCCTTGCCGCCATTCAGATCGGCGTTCCGCGCCGCATGCTGGTAATCGACGTCTCGCGTGAGGGTGAGGAGAAGCAACCGCTCGTCTTCATCAATCCCGAAGTCGTCAAATCGTCCGATGAGCGTTCCGTCTACGAGGAAGGCTGCCTTTCGATCCCCGACTATTACGCGGAAGTCGAACGCCCGGCGACGATCGGCGTCAAGTATCTCGACCGTGATGGAAAAGAGCAGCTGATCGATGCCGACGGATTGTTGGCGACCTGCCTGCAGCACGAGATCGACCACTTGAACGGCGTACTCTTCATTGACCATATCTCGAGGCTGAAACGCGAGATGGTGATCAAGAAGTTCACCAAGGCTGCGAAAGCCAAGGCGATCTGAGCCATCTTGGCGCCGGTGACGTCAGATCATCGGGCGCTATCATTGCCACGTCAGCATGGCGGTGCACGCAAATGGCATTGGCGGCTACCGATCTCCAACTGGCAAGCCCGTTGAAAGACGGCGGATCCTAAGGACAGGCGGGAAAAATGTCTCTACGTATCGTTTTCATGGGGACGCCGGAGTTTTCGGTCCCGACATTGCGCAGCCTGGTCGATGCCGGCCACACCGTCGCGGCCGTCTATACGCAACCGCCGCGACCCGGCGGACGCCGCGGACTGGACCTGCAGAAGTCGCCGGTGCATCAGGCGGCGGAACTGCTCGGCATTCCTGTCTTCACTCCTGTTAACTTCAAGGAACAGGCGGAGCGCGACCACTTCATCGCATTGCAGGCCGACGTTGCCGTCGTTGTCGCATATGGGTTGCTGCTCCCCGAAGCCATCCTGAACGGCACGCGCTACGGCTGCTACAATGGCCACGCATCGCTGCTGCCGCGTTGGCGGGGTGCAGCGCCAATCCAGCGCGCGATCATGGCAGGCGACGAAAAGACCGGCATGATGGTGATGAAGATGGACAAGGGCCTCGATACCGGCCCGGTCGCTCTCACCAGCGAAGTCGAGATCGGGCCGAACATGACCGGCGGCGAGTTGCACGACAGGTTGATGCATGCGGGCGCAAAGGCGATGGCCGCAGCAATGGTGAAGCTTGAGATGGGCGATCTGCCGCTGACGCCGCAAGCGACCGATGGCGTGCTCTACGCCGCCAAGCTCGACAAGGGCGAGACTCGGATCGACTTTTCGAAGAATGCGCCCGATGTTCACAATCACATTCGTGGTCTGGCGCCGTTTCCGGGTGCCTGGTTCGAAGTCGAGATCGGCGGCAAGCCGGAGCGCGTCAAGGTGCTCGGCTCCGAACTGGCGGAAGGCTCCGGGCCGGCAGGCGAACTGATCAGCAACGATCTCGTCGTTGCCTGCGCTTCCGGTGCTGTCAGGCTGACGAAACTGCAGAAGGCCGGTGGCAAGCCGCTTGCCGCTGCCGACTTCCTCCGCGGCACGCCACTTGCAGCCGGCACGAGGCTCGCCTGATGCATCGCTACCGAATGATCGTCGAGTATGACGGTGCACCCTATGTCGGTTGGCAGCGCCAGGACAACGGCCCCTCCGTCCAGGGCGCGATCGAAAAGGCAATCTTTTCCGCCAGCGGCGAAACGGTCTCGATCCGTGGCGCTGGCCGCACCGATTCCGGCGTTCATGCCATGGGGCAGGTGATCCATGCCGACCTCGCCCGGGAATGGGCGCCGTTCAAGCTGCAGAACGCCCTCAACGCCCATCTGAAGCTTGCCGGCGAACGCGTCGCGATCCTTGAGGTGCTTGCCGCGAATGAATTTTTCGACGCGCGCTTCTCTGCTGAACGCCGCCACTATCTCTATCGCATCATCACGCGGCGCGCGCCGCTTGCGATCGAGGCCGGCAAGGCGTGGTGGGTTCCGAAGGCGCTCGATCACGAGGCCATGCACGCTGCAGCTCAGACGCTTGTCGGCAAGCATGATTTCTCGACCTTCCGCTCGGCGCATTGCCAGGCGAACAGCCCGATACGCACGCTTGATCGACTAGACGTCACGCGGAGCGGCGAACTCATCGAAATTCGTGCAACCGCACAAAGTTTCCTGCACAATCAGATCCGCTCCTTTGCAGGAACGCTGAAGCTTGCAGGTGAGGGCAAGTGGACCCCCGAGGATGTTCGCGCCGCATTGGATGCCCGCGACCGCAAGGCCTGTGGCCCGGTCGCGCCGCCGGATGGTCTTTATTTCATGCAGGTGGATTATCCGGCGATCATCGTGGACCGGCGAAAGCCCATGGAGGCAGGCAATGACGACGACGATCTATCATAACCCGGCGTGCGGCACGTCCCGCAATACATTGGCGATGATCCGTCAGTCGGGCGAAGAGCCTGAGGTCATCGAATATCTGAAGACGCCGCCGAGCCGCGAAACCCTGATGCAGTTGGTGGCCGCCATGGGCGGTTCGGTTCGGGCGCT harbors:
- the fmt gene encoding methionyl-tRNA formyltransferase, translating into MSLRIVFMGTPEFSVPTLRSLVDAGHTVAAVYTQPPRPGGRRGLDLQKSPVHQAAELLGIPVFTPVNFKEQAERDHFIALQADVAVVVAYGLLLPEAILNGTRYGCYNGHASLLPRWRGAAPIQRAIMAGDEKTGMMVMKMDKGLDTGPVALTSEVEIGPNMTGGELHDRLMHAGAKAMAAAMVKLEMGDLPLTPQATDGVLYAAKLDKGETRIDFSKNAPDVHNHIRGLAPFPGAWFEVEIGGKPERVKVLGSELAEGSGPAGELISNDLVVACASGAVRLTKLQKAGGKPLAAADFLRGTPLAAGTRLA
- the truA gene encoding tRNA pseudouridine(38-40) synthase TruA, which produces MHRYRMIVEYDGAPYVGWQRQDNGPSVQGAIEKAIFSASGETVSIRGAGRTDSGVHAMGQVIHADLAREWAPFKLQNALNAHLKLAGERVAILEVLAANEFFDARFSAERRHYLYRIITRRAPLAIEAGKAWWVPKALDHEAMHAAAQTLVGKHDFSTFRSAHCQANSPIRTLDRLDVTRSGELIEIRATAQSFLHNQIRSFAGTLKLAGEGKWTPEDVRAALDARDRKACGPVAPPDGLYFMQVDYPAIIVDRRKPMEAGNDDDDLS